The genomic region TTGGCATCAATAATGATGTTTTCCTCTTCTACTTTAGTAATCTGAACCGGAACGGGTTGTCCGTTTGGTTGATTCAATTGAAGCTGCATGCCTACCTGAGGCTCTATATCTTCAGGAAGCTGACTTTTTTCGATTGTAACTTCTAAATCTTCTCTGCGATCGCCATAAGCATCGGCAGATTCAATACTTGCTGTGGTTTTATCTCCAACTTCTAAACCAACTACAGCTTTTTCAAAACCGGGAATCAATTTTCCTTCTCCCAGTGTTACTTCAAGTGGATCTCTTGATTCAGAAGTATCAAAAACTGATCCGTCTTCTAATTTTCCAGTGTAGTGGACTTTTACGGTGTCACCGTCTTTTACTTTAGACAAAATAAATCTTGTTTTAATTGTGAATATATTGTTCTTACAAAGATACGTAATATTCAACACTTTTGAGGATTGTAAACACCTATTAACATGATCAGCGATAACAAAGACATTCAGCAGGTATTAAAACAGTCAAAAACAGTGGCAATG from Gracilimonas sp. harbors:
- a CDS encoding peptidylprolyl isomerase produces the protein MSKVKDGDTVKVHYTGKLEDGSVFDTSESRDPLEVTLGEGKLIPGFEKAVVGLEVGDKTTASIESADAYGDRREDLEVTIEKSQLPEDIEPQVGMQLQLNQPNGQPVPVQITKVEEENIIIDANHPLAGKDLTFDIELVEIVN